ATATAAAGAGATTTTTGGTGACGATTTTTACTTAGAAATTATGCGTCATGGAATATCTGACCAACTTTTTGTTGATGATCAAATTTTGAAACTTTCAAAAGAGACAGGAATAAAAGTAGTTGCCACAAATGATACTCACTATTTAGAACAAAAAGATGCCGATGCTCATGAAGCATTTATGTGTATTGCCATGAATAAACTTTATGATGACCCAAATAGATTAAGACATAGTGTGCATGAGTTTTATCTGAAATCACCAGAACAAATAGCAAAATTATATTCAGATATTCCAGAAGCCATAGAAGCAACACAAGAAATAGCTGATAAATGTAATCTAACTATAAAACTAGGAAATCCAACTCCTCCAAATTTTAAATTTACAAGACAAAAATCACAAGAAGCTGGTTTGACTTTACCTGAACCAGACAATGAATATTCACTTGAAAATGACAAAATTTTATTCATTCATGAATGTCGAATAGGATTAGAAGATAGGTTAAAAATTGTTCCAGCTGAACATCATCAAGAATATAGAGATAGACTTGAAGTTGAAATTGAAATTATAAATAATATGAAATTTCCTGGCTATATGCTTATCGTTTGGGATTTCGTAATTGTTGCAAAAAGAATGGGAATTCCAGTTGGTCCAGGACGGGGTTCGGCTGCTGGAAGTTTAGTTGCATTTTCTTTAAAAATTACAGATATTGACCCTATTCCTTATGGTTTACTTTTTGAGAGGTTTCTAAATCCAGAAAGGGTTTCAATGCCCGATATTGATATGGACTTTTGTCAAAGTAGAAGAGGAGAAATTATTGATTATGTTGTTCAACAGTATGGTCGTGCTAACGTTGCTCAAATTATCACTTTTGGTAAACTTTTAGCAAAAGGAGTTATTAGAGACGTTGCAAGAGTTCTTGATATGCCATATTCAAAAGCAGATGCAATGGCAAAATTAATTCCTGACGAATTAGGAATAGATTTAAAAAATTCTTGGGAAAAAGAACCAAAAATAAAAGAACTTTGTGAAGTAGATCCACAAGCTGCAAGAGTTTGGGAATATGCTTTAGCATTAGAAGGATTAAATAGAAATGCGGGAACTCATGCAGCTGGAGTTGTAATTTCAAATGAACCTTTATGGAAAAAAACACCACTTTTTAAACCAAGTGGTCTTGATACTTTAGCCACTCAATACAATGGAAAATATATTGAAGATGTTGACTTAATCAAATTTGACTTTCTTGGACTTAAAACTTTAACTGTTATTGAAGAAGCAAATAAACTAATCGAACAACGCCATGGAAAACGAGTAAATTTCATTACAACAGACGTAAATGACAAAGGTGTTTATGACCTAATTCAAACAGGAAATACAATTGGATTATTTCAAATAGAGTCTGATGGTATGCAAGATTTATGTAAAAGATTAAAACCATCAAATTTTGAGGATATCATCGCCGTGCTTGCACTTTATAGACCAGGACCTATGGAATCAGGAATGCTTGATGATTTTATTGAAAGAAAGCACGGTCGTGCAAAAATTGACTATTTCCATGATGAGCTTGAATCTGCATTAAAACCAATTCTTGAAAATACTTATGGAGTTATCGTTTATCAAGAGCAAGTTATGCAAATTGTTCAAAGCGTAGGAGGTTTCTCACTTGGAGGAGCCGATCTTGTTAGACGGGCAATGGGTAAAAAAATCAAAGAAGAGATGGATAGATTAAAAGGTGAATTTGCAGATGGTGCACAAAATAAAGGTTATACAAGAGCTTATGCAGAAGAACTTTTTGATTTAATTGTAAAATTTGCTGGATATGGATTTAATAAATCTCACTCTGCTGCTTATGCACTTGTAACATTTTATACTTCTTATTTAAAATGCTATTATCCAGCAGAATTTATGGCCGCACTATTAACACTTGAAAAAGATAATACTGATAAAGTTGTAAAATATGTTGATGAAACAAAAAGATTAGGATTAGAACTTTTTCCACCAGATATAAATAAATCAGATTTAGTATTTTCTGCAAAAAAAATAGATGGTAAAGAAGTTGTTATGTTTGGAATGGGTGCAATTAAAGGCGCTGGTGATGTTGCAATAAATGCTATTTTGAATGCAAGAGGAAATGCCTCTTTTAAAGACTTACCTGATTTTATATCAAGAATTGATGGAAGTAAGGTAAATAAAAGAGTTATAGAATCTTTAACAAAAGCTGGTGCATTTGATAATTTTGGTTATA
The sequence above is drawn from the Arcobacter lacus genome and encodes:
- the dnaE gene encoding DNA polymerase III subunit alpha; amino-acid sequence: MSQIPQFTHLHLHTEYSLLDGANKIKPLAKKLKKLGMTSVAMTDHGNMFGAIAFYNAMRDEGIKPIIGMEAYIHNSEDISDKTNRQRYHLCLYAKNEIGYKNLMYLSSQAYINGFYYYPRINKKILKENSEGLVCSAACLQGEINWHLNTQSERNVKFGAKGYEEAKKIALEYKEIFGDDFYLEIMRHGISDQLFVDDQILKLSKETGIKVVATNDTHYLEQKDADAHEAFMCIAMNKLYDDPNRLRHSVHEFYLKSPEQIAKLYSDIPEAIEATQEIADKCNLTIKLGNPTPPNFKFTRQKSQEAGLTLPEPDNEYSLENDKILFIHECRIGLEDRLKIVPAEHHQEYRDRLEVEIEIINNMKFPGYMLIVWDFVIVAKRMGIPVGPGRGSAAGSLVAFSLKITDIDPIPYGLLFERFLNPERVSMPDIDMDFCQSRRGEIIDYVVQQYGRANVAQIITFGKLLAKGVIRDVARVLDMPYSKADAMAKLIPDELGIDLKNSWEKEPKIKELCEVDPQAARVWEYALALEGLNRNAGTHAAGVVISNEPLWKKTPLFKPSGLDTLATQYNGKYIEDVDLIKFDFLGLKTLTVIEEANKLIEQRHGKRVNFITTDVNDKGVYDLIQTGNTIGLFQIESDGMQDLCKRLKPSNFEDIIAVLALYRPGPMESGMLDDFIERKHGRAKIDYFHDELESALKPILENTYGVIVYQEQVMQIVQSVGGFSLGGADLVRRAMGKKIKEEMDRLKGEFADGAQNKGYTRAYAEELFDLIVKFAGYGFNKSHSAAYALVTFYTSYLKCYYPAEFMAALLTLEKDNTDKVVKYVDETKRLGLELFPPDINKSDLVFSAKKIDGKEVVMFGMGAIKGAGDVAINAILNARGNASFKDLPDFISRIDGSKVNKRVIESLTKAGAFDNFGYTRKSLLSQIEKIVDTVGKAATAKKMMTGSLFGDSEELTKIDIELEHLNEFDPKELLEFEKATLGFYVSGHPLDEYKKDLEKINFTLSSQIDELEDGSQALFVGKIESITEKTSKKGNKFGIVSILDFHGTIEFMLFEDKLKELQDEYNHEEPIAFKVRISKNESFTRISVLKIETIFDAQKEKLKIKQKEVQEPPLNIAIAFSEDENIMYKLFDIIANNQGKRELKLIIKSKLADLELETGFKVTSNVENLIKQLEGVYLVDETYTTDK